One genomic window of Anaerofustis stercorihominis DSM 17244 includes the following:
- a CDS encoding metalloregulator ArsR/SmtB family transcription factor, which yields MDMAANIETCELKHVHKDIVKEVHDKMPDEEKLYDLAELFKVFGDSTRIKILNALLVSEMCVCDIANILNMTQSAVSHQLKNLKNARLIKNRKDGKTVFYSLADEHVMTILNQGIDHIEE from the coding sequence ATGGATATGGCAGCAAATATAGAAACATGTGAACTTAAACACGTTCACAAAGATATAGTAAAAGAAGTACACGATAAAATGCCGGATGAAGAAAAGTTATATGATTTAGCGGAACTTTTTAAAGTATTCGGCGATAGTACGAGGATAAAGATTTTAAATGCTTTGCTGGTCAGTGAAATGTGTGTATGCGATATTGCAAATATATTGAATATGACGCAGTCTGCTGTATCTCATCAGCTAAAAAATCTTAAGAATGCAAGGCTTATAAAGAACAGAAAAGACGGAAAAACTGTTTTTTATTCACTTGCCGATGAACATGTGATGACTATACTAAACCAAGGTATAGACCATATAGAAGAATAA
- a CDS encoding heavy-metal-associated domain-containing protein gives MKKKLKMDNIDCAHCAMEMEEEIRKIDGVNSANINFMLQKLTLDADDEKFDEILEQARKAVKGVDKDAVIL, from the coding sequence ATGAAAAAGAAATTAAAAATGGATAATATCGACTGTGCACATTGTGCAATGGAAATGGAAGAAGAAATAAGAAAGATCGACGGAGTAAACAGTGCAAATATCAACTTCATGCTTCAAAAACTTACTTTGGATGCGGACGATGAAAAATTTGATGAAATCTTGGAACAGGCAAGAAAAGCTGTAAAGGGAGTAGATAAAGACGCAGTGATCTTATAG
- a CDS encoding heavy metal translocating P-type ATPase, translating into MDKQKKQLYKIIVALILFFLGFFIKYETIQSVLYLAAYVLAGYDVLLKAVKNISKGKVFDENFLMAIASIGSIILSDYAEGAAVMLFYQVGEYFQSYAVNKSRKSIGDLMDICPDYANIEKDGQIIQVDPDDIEIGNEIIVKPGEKVPLDGIVLGGNSTLDTSALTGESVPREVYKGDEILSGCINLNGILRIKVTKAFDESTAAKILELIENASSEKSKAENFITVFAKYYTPIVVTCALLLAVLPPLILGEAFGSWIYRALIFLVISCPCALVISIPLGFFGGIGAASSSGVLVKGSNYLEALSKSEIMVFDKTGTLTKGVFKVEEVNNEDGVDADELIETTAYAEAFSNHPIALSVKERYGKDIDNNRVGDVKELAGFGVKAIVDEKEVLVGKYALMRENNIDASEADSIGTVLYVSKDGKFLGSLVLRDEIKEDSKEALKSLKEAGIRKTVMLTGDKKEIGEYVGKELGLDEVYTELLPIDKVNKVKELMDKKSENGKLVFVGDGLNDAPVLTMADIGIAMGGLGSDAAIEASDIVIMTDEPSKIMTGYKISKKTLSIVKENIFIALFVKIGVMALGALGLANMWEAIFADVGVAVIAILNSIRVLRYRG; encoded by the coding sequence ATGGATAAGCAGAAAAAACAACTTTACAAAATCATAGTGGCTTTAATACTTTTCTTTCTCGGTTTTTTTATAAAATACGAGACGATACAAAGCGTATTATATCTTGCGGCTTATGTACTTGCGGGATATGATGTATTATTAAAAGCGGTTAAAAATATATCAAAAGGGAAAGTGTTCGACGAAAACTTTCTTATGGCTATCGCATCTATCGGTTCCATAATATTAAGCGATTATGCCGAAGGTGCTGCGGTTATGTTGTTCTACCAAGTAGGGGAATATTTCCAAAGTTATGCAGTCAATAAATCCAGAAAGTCCATAGGAGATTTGATGGATATTTGCCCGGATTATGCAAATATAGAAAAAGACGGACAAATAATACAAGTAGACCCTGATGATATAGAAATCGGTAATGAAATCATAGTAAAACCGGGAGAGAAAGTTCCTTTGGACGGTATAGTTTTAGGCGGCAACTCCACGCTCGATACATCGGCTTTGACCGGAGAATCCGTACCGAGAGAAGTATATAAAGGGGATGAGATCCTTAGCGGATGTATAAATCTAAATGGTATTTTAAGGATAAAAGTAACGAAAGCGTTTGACGAATCCACTGCGGCTAAGATACTTGAACTCATCGAAAATGCGAGCAGTGAAAAATCCAAGGCAGAAAACTTTATAACGGTATTTGCTAAATACTATACACCAATAGTAGTTACATGTGCATTGCTGCTTGCAGTACTTCCTCCTTTGATTTTAGGTGAGGCTTTCGGCTCATGGATATACAGGGCTCTTATATTCCTTGTTATATCTTGTCCTTGTGCCCTCGTTATATCTATACCTCTCGGTTTCTTCGGCGGTATAGGTGCTGCCAGCAGCAGCGGGGTTTTAGTCAAAGGTTCCAACTACTTGGAAGCACTCTCTAAAAGTGAAATAATGGTATTCGATAAGACCGGTACACTTACAAAAGGAGTATTCAAAGTAGAAGAAGTAAATAATGAAGACGGTGTAGATGCAGATGAACTGATAGAAACCACAGCTTATGCGGAAGCTTTTTCAAATCACCCCATAGCTTTATCCGTAAAGGAAAGATATGGTAAAGATATCGATAATAACAGGGTAGGCGACGTAAAAGAGTTGGCAGGTTTCGGAGTTAAGGCAATTGTCGATGAAAAAGAAGTTTTGGTAGGTAAATATGCTTTGATGAGGGAAAATAATATTGACGCATCGGAAGCAGACAGTATCGGGACCGTACTATACGTGAGTAAAGACGGTAAATTCCTCGGAAGTCTCGTTTTAAGAGATGAAATAAAGGAAGATTCCAAAGAGGCTTTAAAATCTCTTAAAGAAGCGGGTATAAGAAAGACTGTCATGCTTACGGGAGATAAGAAAGAAATCGGTGAATACGTAGGAAAAGAACTTGGGCTTGATGAAGTGTATACAGAACTGCTTCCTATAGATAAAGTAAACAAAGTAAAAGAACTCATGGATAAAAAGTCGGAAAACGGAAAACTTGTATTCGTTGGTGACGGGCTCAATGATGCACCTGTTTTAACCATGGCTGATATAGGCATAGCGATGGGAGGTCTTGGAAGTGATGCTGCAATAGAAGCAAGTGACATCGTTATAATGACGGATGAACCGAGCAAAATAATGACGGGATATAAGATTTCCAAGAAGACACTGAGTATCGTTAAAGAAAATATATTCATCGCATTATTTGTAAAAATCGGAGTTATGGCTCTCGGTGCTTTGGGGCTTGCAAATATGTGGGAAGCGATATTTGCGGATGTGGGCGTTGCTGTAATAGCAATACTTAATTCCATCAGAGTTTTGAGATACAGAGGATAA
- the groES gene encoding co-chaperone GroES, protein MKLQPLGDKVVIKVKEEEKTTATGIILPDTAKEKPVMGEIVAVGSGEIVDGKKVALDVKEGDTVIYSKYAGSEVKLEGEEYLILRQSDILAIVK, encoded by the coding sequence ATGAAATTACAACCACTTGGCGACAAAGTCGTAATCAAAGTAAAGGAAGAAGAAAAGACTACAGCAACAGGTATTATATTACCTGATACAGCAAAGGAAAAACCTGTAATGGGTGAAATCGTTGCGGTTGGTTCCGGTGAAATCGTAGACGGTAAAAAAGTTGCATTAGATGTTAAAGAAGGCGACACTGTAATTTATTCCAAATATGCAGGTTCTGAAGTTAAATTGGAAGGCGAAGAATATCTTATTTTAAGACAAAGCGATATTTTAGCTATCGTAAAATAA
- the groL gene encoding chaperonin GroEL (60 kDa chaperone family; promotes refolding of misfolded polypeptides especially under stressful conditions; forms two stacked rings of heptamers to form a barrel-shaped 14mer; ends can be capped by GroES; misfolded proteins enter the barrel where they are refolded when GroES binds): MAKEIKHGIEAREGLRAGVDKLADTVKVTLGPRGRNVVLGKSFGSPIITNDGVTIAREIELEDQFENMGAQLVKEVATKTNDVAGDGTTTATILTQSIINEGLKNVTAGANPMILKKGIEKAVDTFVEELKKISKPVEGKKAIAQVAAISSADDTVGELISEAMEKVGNDGVITIEEGKSMKVELEFTEGMQFDRGYLSAYMATDVEKMECVYDKPYILLTDKKIGNMQEILPVLTELQQAGGNLLIIADDIEGEALSTLIVNKLRGVINCVAVKAPGFGDRRKAMLDDLAILTGGTVISEELGMDLKSTTLDMLGRASQVRVDKENTIIVEGKGDQEKIEDRRSQIKAQIPETTSEYDKEKLQERLAKLSGGVAVIQVGAATETEMKEKKYRIEDALNATRAAVEEGIVPGGGSAMIATIPAIDELIASLEGDEKTGASIIRRAVEAPIRQIAYNAGVEGSVVVDKLLNEEKGKGFDAYNFKYEDMFEAGIVDPTKVSRSAMQNAASVSAMFLTTEASVADIKSEENAPQMTPPMM; encoded by the coding sequence ATGGCAAAAGAAATTAAACATGGTATAGAAGCAAGAGAAGGCTTAAGAGCCGGTGTTGACAAATTAGCGGATACAGTTAAAGTAACACTCGGACCAAGAGGAAGAAACGTAGTTTTAGGTAAAAGTTTCGGTTCTCCGATAATCACAAACGACGGTGTAACTATTGCAAGAGAAATCGAACTTGAAGACCAATTTGAAAATATGGGTGCACAGCTTGTAAAAGAAGTTGCTACAAAGACAAATGATGTTGCGGGGGACGGTACAACGACCGCTACTATCCTTACACAGTCAATCATCAACGAAGGTCTTAAAAACGTAACTGCGGGTGCAAACCCAATGATACTTAAAAAAGGTATCGAAAAAGCAGTTGATACTTTCGTGGAAGAACTTAAGAAAATTTCAAAACCTGTAGAAGGTAAAAAAGCTATAGCACAAGTTGCTGCTATTTCTTCAGCTGATGACACTGTAGGCGAACTTATTTCAGAAGCTATGGAAAAAGTAGGTAACGACGGTGTTATAACGATCGAAGAAGGTAAATCAATGAAAGTTGAACTTGAATTTACCGAAGGTATGCAGTTCGACAGAGGTTACTTATCTGCATATATGGCTACAGATGTTGAAAAAATGGAATGTGTATACGACAAACCATACATCCTTTTAACAGATAAGAAAATCGGCAACATGCAGGAAATCCTACCTGTATTGACTGAACTTCAGCAAGCAGGCGGTAATTTATTGATTATTGCTGACGATATCGAAGGTGAAGCACTTTCTACATTGATAGTTAATAAACTCAGAGGAGTAATCAACTGTGTAGCTGTAAAAGCTCCCGGTTTCGGAGACAGAAGAAAAGCTATGTTGGATGATTTAGCTATTTTAACAGGCGGTACTGTAATCAGTGAAGAGCTTGGTATGGACCTTAAATCAACAACACTTGATATGTTAGGTAGAGCAAGTCAAGTAAGAGTTGATAAAGAAAATACTATCATCGTTGAAGGTAAAGGCGACCAAGAAAAAATCGAAGACAGAAGAAGCCAAATCAAAGCACAAATCCCTGAAACTACTTCAGAATACGATAAAGAAAAATTACAGGAAAGACTTGCTAAACTTTCAGGCGGTGTAGCGGTTATCCAAGTCGGTGCTGCAACAGAAACCGAAATGAAAGAAAAGAAATACAGAATCGAAGATGCTCTTAACGCTACAAGAGCTGCGGTTGAAGAAGGTATCGTACCTGGAGGCGGCAGCGCAATGATAGCTACTATACCTGCAATCGATGAATTGATAGCTTCTCTTGAAGGAGACGAAAAGACAGGTGCTTCTATCATAAGAAGAGCCGTTGAAGCTCCAATCAGACAAATCGCTTATAATGCAGGCGTTGAAGGAAGCGTAGTGGTTGATAAATTATTAAACGAAGAAAAAGGCAAAGGTTTCGATGCTTATAACTTTAAATATGAAGACATGTTTGAAGCAGGTATCGTAGACCCAACAAAAGTTTCAAGATCAGCTATGCAAAATGCAGCAAGCGTAAGTGCAATGTTCTTAACAACAGAAGCAAGTGTTGCTGATATCAAATCAGAAGAAAATGCTCCTCAAATGACACCTCCTATGATGTAA
- a CDS encoding DeoR/GlpR family DNA-binding transcription regulator — protein MNKVEERQMKIMDIIKKHKHITINELGEMLGVSHLTIRRDLKVLEERENISIAYGGTVFSKEEFTHFSKRELENLDFKSDIALRAIDHVEDNDIIYIGGGSTCIEFSKVLLASKYDYNLNIVTSCVNVARTVSKMPSVNVTLLGGSLINENESMVSLFSLDIIKELNFNKAFLGCLGLTDKKGAMFIDLTLAKLKKIVAVNSQEVILMCDYNKIGKQSMATGLEIDDIDVIITNKEACEIKELREIKKHDVKIDLV, from the coding sequence ATGAATAAAGTTGAAGAAAGACAAATGAAAATAATGGATATAATAAAGAAACATAAGCATATTACCATAAACGAACTCGGAGAAATGCTTGGAGTGTCTCATCTTACCATAAGAAGGGATTTGAAAGTTTTGGAGGAGAGAGAGAATATCTCCATTGCTTACGGAGGGACTGTCTTCAGTAAAGAAGAATTTACTCATTTTTCCAAAAGGGAACTTGAAAATTTGGACTTTAAATCCGACATTGCCCTTAGGGCTATTGATCATGTGGAGGACAATGATATTATTTATATAGGAGGAGGAAGTACATGTATAGAGTTTTCAAAAGTACTTCTTGCAAGCAAATACGATTATAATCTGAATATCGTGACGAGCTGTGTAAATGTGGCAAGGACGGTATCTAAAATGCCTTCGGTAAATGTTACATTGCTGGGAGGAAGTCTTATAAATGAGAATGAAAGTATGGTATCTCTCTTCTCTTTGGATATAATAAAGGAACTGAATTTTAATAAGGCATTTTTGGGATGTTTGGGGCTCACCGATAAAAAGGGAGCAATGTTTATAGATTTAACTTTAGCAAAACTAAAAAAGATAGTAGCCGTAAATTCTCAGGAAGTGATTTTAATGTGTGACTATAATAAAATCGGTAAACAGTCCATGGCAACTGGGCTTGAGATAGATGATATCGATGTAATAATAACAAATAAAGAAGCTTGTGAGATAAAGGAACTTCGGGAAATAAAAAAACATGATGTAAAAATAGATTTGGTTTAA
- a CDS encoding PTS sugar transporter subunit IIA has protein sequence MLIDFIPENFIKVTKSVKDFKEAVREAGEILLSNGIIEEVYIEKMIEVAETQKYIVIAPHIAMPHARPEDGVIKNGMSMLYLKEGVDFGHSEHDPVKVVFALAGKDHDSHLGLLSNLCEVLDDDDFVKRLLNIQNKEQIIKLLSK, from the coding sequence ATGTTGATCGATTTTATACCTGAAAATTTTATCAAAGTTACCAAAAGTGTAAAAGATTTTAAAGAAGCCGTAAGAGAAGCCGGTGAAATATTACTGAGTAACGGGATAATAGAAGAAGTTTACATTGAAAAAATGATAGAAGTTGCCGAAACTCAAAAATATATTGTCATTGCTCCTCATATTGCGATGCCGCATGCAAGGCCGGAGGACGGGGTAATAAAAAACGGGATGTCAATGCTCTATTTAAAAGAAGGGGTGGATTTCGGACACAGTGAGCATGACCCTGTAAAGGTGGTTTTTGCTCTTGCCGGTAAGGATCACGACAGTCATTTGGGACTTTTGTCTAATTTATGCGAAGTATTGGATGATGATGATTTTGTAAAAAGATTATTAAATATACAAAACAAGGAACAGATAATCAAACTTTTATCAAAATAA